Genomic segment of Bacillota bacterium:
TCTTTGGCGGCTGCGCCGCCAGATCGGCCGCTATGTCGGGCAGGTGATGTTCCGCTACCCAGGCCTGGGCCATAAAGCTGTAGATAAGGCTGGCCAGGATCAGGCGGCGGGTCAGCTTGCCGGTGATGCTCCAGTGGGCGCCCCAAATAACGGCCAGCAGGGCGGGGAAAGCGCACAACCATTCGCCCGTAAAAGGTCGGTAAGCCAACTGCAACGGCGGTAAAGAGTAAGCGGCCACTGACCATAGCCCCACCAACAGGAATAACACTACCGGCCAGCCTAGACGATAAACAAGAACGGCGGCCAAGATTAAAGCCAGGATCACGGCGGCAGCGCTGATACGAACCAAGTCAAGGAGATTAAGGAGACGGCGGGGAATAACCCCTGATCCACCGGAGAGAAGGCCGGGTGATAAGCGATCGGTGCCTGACTGCCAGTCGATCCAGTCGTTGACGGCATGGGCTGCCAGACCATGAAGCAGCAGCACCGACAGTGTTAACAGCAACATGTTCAGCCCGGCAGTGCCGCTGAGATACTCCCGTCCAGCCAGTCCGGCCGCCAACAACAGGCCACCACCGCTGTAGGCCACTACCGCTGGCAGCCGGATAATAAGTCCCAGCGCCTGTAGTCGAGCCAACATGGGGTTGTTCATCATGTTTCGCGCTGAGCCAGAGTAAGCAGCAACCATTCCAGCTCTGTCTTAGCCGGGGACGGTGCCAGCCGGCTTAATTCCTGCCGGGCGGCCTTAAGATATCGGGCTGCCCGCTGCTGTGCGTACTTAATACCACCTGCCGCCGCAACTTCCGCCGCTATTTTTGGTATAGCTTGCGGCGTAAGCTCAGGTTCCAGCAGCAGGCGAGCCAGTTCGTTTCGGTGCCGGCTGTGCTTGAGGGCATGGATTAGCGGCAAGGTTATGACCCCTTCTTTCAAGTCCTTGTAGAGGGGTTTTCCTAGCTGGTCGGGGTTACCAATGTAATCTAAGATATCGTCCTGGATTTGAAAAGCTAAGCCCAAGGCTCGGCCAAAACCGCGGAAGGTGTTAATTGTGTCCCGGTTGGCTCCGGCTGCTCTGACCCCCGCTTCGCAGGCAGCGGCAATTAAGGCTGCTGTTTTTCTTTCGATAATGTCCAGGTAGTCGGCTTCCGTCAGGTTAAGGTTGCGGCAGTGGTGAGCTTGGGCTAATTCTCCTTCTACCATACTGCCAATGGTAGCTGCGAACAGGGACAATATGTCGCTGCTGCTGTCGGCGGCCGCGGCTAAAAAGCAGCCGAAGAAAAAATCACCCAGCAACACTGCGGTCCTGTTCCCATGCGTAATATTCACACTGGGTTCAGATCGTCGACAGTCAGCGTTATCGATAACATCGTCATGAACTAGCGTGGCTAAGTGGAGCAGCTCCACTGCAGCAGCCAGCTCATAGACGGCCGGGGTGGGCACTGGGTTACCGCTGCTATGCCGGTAAGCCAACAGGCACAGTTGTGGTCGCAGGCGCTTACCGCCGGTTAGAGCCAGCCCGGACCCTAAGGTGGCAGCTCTTTCGTAGGGAGCCAACAGTTGTTTCAGTTGAGCTTCCACCGGTAATAAATATTGACGGGACAAAGGACGAGTTGCTGTCAGGCCCTCACTGCTGTCGGCGGCCGAAGGTACATAATTGGTCTTCACGGCTTCACCTCCAAGGTAAAAAAGCGGGGGCCGGCCCCGCTGGGAACTGAAACAAGCTACCGGGTCACTGCTGCAGTTGCTGCTGCGCTTGCTTGAACCGGTTTTGAACGTCGGTCAATTCTTGCGGTGACACCGACCGAGTAAAGTACCAACCGCGTTTGTCCATGGTGCCAAACACCGACGATTGGAGCTGGTGCTCCTGGGTGAGTATGTTGATGAGGTCAGACCTTAGCATGTTGTGAGCAGTCTCTAAAGCAGCGGTGTTGTAGGAAGAAGTGAGTTGTTTTTGCATGGCCAGGCAATCGGCCATAATGTCTTTTTCCGTCAGTTCCGAGGTAGATTTATGGGGCATGTTGCTCCTCCTTTCGGTCCCTACTGCATGGTTTGACTGAGCAAATGACGCATGAGGGTATTGTAATGCCCTTCGTGTTGTTCCCTCATGGAGCAGATCACTTTCTGCAGTTCCGCATCCTGCACTTGACCTTCGTAGGTGCGCATTTTCTTGATGGCCAATTCTTCTTGAGAGAGTTGATCCTGCAGAGTGTGGAGCTCGCGATCGGTAAACGTTTGGAGTGATCGTCCTGAAGCCATACTGTCACCCCCAATCGAGGTAGTATTCATGGCTAGTATGTGTCCATAATATTTTCCTATGCAGCTATTAATGCCCTTGTAACAGGACTGAAATATTATCTTAACAAACCGCTGCTATACTAATTACCAAGCTATCCTATACCCCCCTTCTTTATATAATTTTGATCTGGGCCTAACGGCCCAATTTTTTTTGGTATGCCCAAACCAGTGAGGGGAAATAATAACAATGAAGGGTCTGTAGTGGCCGAGCCCAGACTGTAGTAGGGGGCAGCCTCTGCTATGGTCGGCCAAAGGTCGGTATCGGGTGTAGGCTCGGTAGCGGCTGGCGGGAAGACCGGCCCACGTCTCTTACGTTCTCTTGGGTCCGGGAGCGGCCGGGACGTTGTCTGGTCGAGCTAAGAGCGGTGGCAGTGCCGCAGGCTTAGATTTAAGCTGGGGGTCTGGTGTACGGGCTCCTAAGGTGCTGCCCCCGGTCGAGCTAAGGTTGTTTAAGGTTGTGCAGCTGCCCGACAACGGTGGCGTAGGGATCTTAAGCAGCTGGAGCGTAGGTCACTACAGGCTCTTCTTTTGCTTCTTTTGCCTTGGGCAGCAGGTATTTAGGTATAGATGTCGAAAAATAACTTATAGCTTGTACTATTATTTTTATCGTAAGAGGTGCTGCCCAGTGAACATTAACCAATTGCGCACCTTGAGAGAGTTGGCTCAATGTAAGAGTTTTTCCTTGGCAGCGGAGAAGCTGTACCTTACCCAACCGGCGGTTAGTTTTCAGATTAACTCGTTGGAGGAGCATTTCGGGGCTCGGTTGGTGGACCGTTCGGGCCGCAGGGCCGAGCTTACTGAGGAAGGGAGACTGGTACTGGACTTTGCCCACGAGACTTTGGCTGGGCTGGCCCGGACCGAATACCAAATCAACGAACTGACCCAAAAGGTACGGGGACGCTTGTTAGTGGGGGCCAGCACCGTCCCGGGAGAGTATATTTTACCCCATCTGATCGGGGCCTTCCGCGACCAGTATCCGGAAGTCAAGATTAGCCTTGAAATCGGCGATTCGGAGGAAATCCGCCGCAAAGTTATTGATCAACGCGTTGATTTAGGTGTGGTGGGCGCCATCGGTAGCCGGCCGCAGCTGGTGGCGAAAAAGGTGCTGGAGGACGAACTGATTCTGATTGTGCCCCAGAATCACCGCTGGCCGTCAGGCTCCATTGTGACTGTGCACGATCTGACCGAAGAAGACTTTATCCTGCGCGAACAAGGATCGGGAACGCGCCAAGTGTTTGCCGAACGCCTGAAGGAACAGGGGTCGGACGTGAGGGCTTTGCATGTGGTGATGGAGCTGGGAAGCACAGAAGCTATTCTCACCGCGGTGGAAGCTCATCTGGGGATCTCGGTGGTGTCACGCTGGGCGGCGGACAAAGCTTTGGCTTTAGGACAGGTGCGCGGAATTAACGTGGAGGGCCTAAATCTAAAGAGGGATTTGTTTGTTATTATTCACCGCCAGACTCTGCCCAACCGGGCCCTGGAGGAGTTTCAGAGCTTTGTGAGCAATTTTCGGCTCAAGACCTTAACCGGCTCGATGACTTAAGACCCCGAGGGAGGCGCAGAGCGTGGCTGAACCAGTACGCTTAACCGAGCTCACAGCCGCTTCCGGCTGAGGAGCAAAATTGGGTCCGGAGACCCTCTCGCAGGTGCTGCGAGACTTACCGGTGTTATCAGATCCTCGTTTATTGGTGGGTCATGAACTCAGCGATGATGCCGCTGTTTATCGTCTGACTTCTGATCTGGCCCTGATTCAGACCTTAGACTTTTTTACTCCGGTGGTGGACGATCCGTTTGTGTACGGCCAGATTGCCGCCGCCAATGCTCTTAGCGATGTTTATGCCATGGGCGGTCAGCCGCTGTTGGCGCTGAATATTGTTTGTTTTCCGTCCTGTTTGGATCCGGGAATTCTGCGTGATATTCTGCGCGGCGGAGCTGACAAAGCCAAAGAAGCCGGGGCTTTGCTGGTGGGCGGTCACAGTTTGGATGACCAGGAGCCCAAGTACGGCCTGGCTGTGACCGGGATTGTTAAGCCGGAGGAAGTTTGGTCCAATGCCGGTGCCGCTCCCGGCGACGTGCTGGTGCTCACCAAGCCCATCGGAACCGGGCTTTTTCTCACTGCTTACAAAGTTGACCTGGTTTCCGGGGCTGACTTTGCTCCGGTGGGTGATAGCATGGCCGAGCTCAATGCTGCGGCGGCGGCAGCGGCGCGGGAAACAGGGATTTCTGCTTGTACCGACATAACCGGCTTTGGCCTGCTCGGGCATGGGTACGAACTGGCGGTGGCCAGCGGGGTAGATCTGCACATCTATGCTGATGCCGTGCCGGTGTTCGATGGAGCGGCCCACTTGGCCCGTCAAGGTTTGGTACCGGCTGGGACTTATCGTAACCGTGATCATCTGGTGGGCAAAGTAACCTTGCCGCCGGATCTGGCGCAAGAGCAGTCGGATTTATTATTCGATCCTCAAACCAGCGGCGGTTTGCTGCTTTCCGTTCCGGCCGGGCGGAGCCGGAGTCTTGTGGAGGCTCTGGCACGGCGAGGCATTGAGGCGGCGGCCATAGGTGAAGTGGCGGTAGCCCAGGCGGGGAAACCACGGCTGGTGGTATTATAGGGGGGCGGTGTGCAAATGGAGAAAGGGGCGACTTTTGTGGAGGCAGAGCTGCAGGTAGATGCCCGGGGCCTGGCTTGCCCGTTGCCAGTGGTGAAAACGAAACAGGCCCTTGACAAGTTGGCTGCTGGGAAGGTTTTTACTATTGTGGACAGCCCAGTGGCTCGCGACAATGTGATCAAGCTGGCCCAGAGTCTGAGCCTGCCGGTAGATGTGGTGGCCGAGGGGACGGACTTTATTCTCAGCATCATTAAGGGCGGCGGCGTGGCTGTGGCCGAGCCGGAAACCGAGGCCGAAGCCGCTATTTTACCGGAACCGGCCGGTGACAAGATAGTGGTGCTGGTGCTGGCAGACAAGATCGGGCGGCCAGAAGCGGAGCTGGGGGAGGCTTTGACCAAGTCGTTTTTTTATGCTTTAACCGAGTGCTCACCGCTACCGCGCACGGTTATGTTTATGAATGGCGCCGTCCGCCTAACCTGTACCGGTTCCGATGTTCTGGGTAGCCTAAGGACTTTGGCCCATCAAGGGGTGGAACTTTTGTCCTGCGGCACCTGCTTGGATTACCTCCAGCTTAATGATAAGCTGGAGGTGGGCAGCGTTTCCAATATGTTCAGCATTATTGAGAAGCTAATGGCGGCCGACAAAGTGATTACCATCGCCTAGGAGGAAGAACATGCTGGACGGGATAGGCGTGAGCTGGGGGGCCGGGCTGACACCGCAGTGGTGGTCGAATTTGGTCCTGAGTTGGGGACGGTTTCTTTTTGTCTTAGCCGTGGTTCTGGTGGGGGGAAAATTTAGCCAGAGGCTAGGGCAGTCTTTTATTGCTCGGAGCCTGCGGCGAGTATCAGCAGGGAAGAAACTGCCCGTAGACAGCCGCCGCTTGCAGACATTGCAATCGTTACTAAACAGCATCTGGCGCTATACCATTGTTTTCGTCGGTGCCTTGGTGCTTTTGGATGCCGCCGGGGTGCCGGTGACATCGCTTATCGCCGGGGCCGGGATCGTGGGTTTGGCTGTGGGTTTTGGGGCCCAAAACTTAGTTCGGGATGTGATCACGGGCTTCTTCATCCTGCTGGAGGACCAGTACGGCCTTGGCGACTACGTGAGTGTGGCCGGGGTAGAAGGCTTTGTGGAAGACGTGGGGCTTAGAACTACTCGTCTGCGGGATTTTGCCGGGAACCTACATACAATCCCCAACGGGGAAATCAGCCGCGTGACCAACCAGAGTCGAGGCCCTCGGCGGGCTTTGGTGCAGGTGGCTGTACCCTACGAGGCCGATCTGGCCCAGGCAGAGCAGGTGTTGCAGCAGGTTGGGCTGGAGGCCAAGGCGGCTTTGCCGGAAATTGTCGACGGGCCGTCGGTGCTGGGCATCACTGATTTAAGCAATGCCCAGGTCACTTTTTCCCTCTGGGCCCGGACCGAGCCCCAGGCGGAGTGGAAGGTGGAGCGGGAACTGCGCCGGCGGGCTAAGCTGGCCTTGGATGAGGCCGGCATTTTGCCGCCGTATCCGCGTTCAATTCAGACAGTAACAGTGGAGCAAAACTGATCGGGGGGGGTCAAACGGTGGAGTTTCAGTTGGGCGATATTGTCCGGATGAAAAAGGGACACCCCTGTGGCAGCGACGAGTGGGAGATTATCCGGGTGGGAGCCGATTTTAAAATTAAGTGTACCGGTTGCGGGCGCAGAGTGATGTTGCCACGGACGAAGTTCGAACGAGCCGTAAAAGCAGTGGTGC
This window contains:
- a CDS encoding prenyltransferase, producing the protein MLARLQALGLIIRLPAVVAYSGGGLLLAAGLAGREYLSGTAGLNMLLLTLSVLLLHGLAAHAVNDWIDWQSGTDRLSPGLLSGGSGVIPRRLLNLLDLVRISAAAVILALILAAVLVYRLGWPVVLFLLVGLWSVAAYSLPPLQLAYRPFTGEWLCAFPALLAVIWGAHWSITGKLTRRLILASLIYSFMAQAWVAEHHLPDIAADLAAQPPKITSPAWVTRRFGLQAARLVPALYAALGLPLVIYSRSLYRRPQIIHAGWPALGSIVLALSAAPDNVQATTAAELLMMALTLVEAGLLIALM
- a CDS encoding polyprenyl synthetase family protein, which gives rise to MKTNYVPSAADSSEGLTATRPLSRQYLLPVEAQLKQLLAPYERAATLGSGLALTGGKRLRPQLCLLAYRHSSGNPVPTPAVYELAAAVELLHLATLVHDDVIDNADCRRSEPSVNITHGNRTAVLLGDFFFGCFLAAAADSSSDILSLFAATIGSMVEGELAQAHHCRNLNLTEADYLDIIERKTAALIAAACEAGVRAAGANRDTINTFRGFGRALGLAFQIQDDILDYIGNPDQLGKPLYKDLKEGVITLPLIHALKHSRHRNELARLLLEPELTPQAIPKIAAEVAAAGGIKYAQQRAARYLKAARQELSRLAPSPAKTELEWLLLTLAQRET
- a CDS encoding spore coat protein; translation: MPHKSTSELTEKDIMADCLAMQKQLTSSYNTAALETAHNMLRSDLINILTQEHQLQSSVFGTMDKRGWYFTRSVSPQELTDVQNRFKQAQQQLQQ
- a CDS encoding spore coat protein, giving the protein MASGRSLQTFTDRELHTLQDQLSQEELAIKKMRTYEGQVQDAELQKVICSMREQHEGHYNTLMRHLLSQTMQ
- a CDS encoding LysR family transcriptional regulator, which encodes MNINQLRTLRELAQCKSFSLAAEKLYLTQPAVSFQINSLEEHFGARLVDRSGRRAELTEEGRLVLDFAHETLAGLARTEYQINELTQKVRGRLLVGASTVPGEYILPHLIGAFRDQYPEVKISLEIGDSEEIRRKVIDQRVDLGVVGAIGSRPQLVAKKVLEDELILIVPQNHRWPSGSIVTVHDLTEEDFILREQGSGTRQVFAERLKEQGSDVRALHVVMELGSTEAILTAVEAHLGISVVSRWAADKALALGQVRGINVEGLNLKRDLFVIIHRQTLPNRALEEFQSFVSNFRLKTLTGSMT
- the selD gene encoding selenide, water dikinase SelD, which produces MGPETLSQVLRDLPVLSDPRLLVGHELSDDAAVYRLTSDLALIQTLDFFTPVVDDPFVYGQIAAANALSDVYAMGGQPLLALNIVCFPSCLDPGILRDILRGGADKAKEAGALLVGGHSLDDQEPKYGLAVTGIVKPEEVWSNAGAAPGDVLVLTKPIGTGLFLTAYKVDLVSGADFAPVGDSMAELNAAAAAAARETGISACTDITGFGLLGHGYELAVASGVDLHIYADAVPVFDGAAHLARQGLVPAGTYRNRDHLVGKVTLPPDLAQEQSDLLFDPQTSGGLLLSVPAGRSRSLVEALARRGIEAAAIGEVAVAQAGKPRLVVL
- the yedF gene encoding sulfurtransferase-like selenium metabolism protein YedF; protein product: MEKGATFVEAELQVDARGLACPLPVVKTKQALDKLAAGKVFTIVDSPVARDNVIKLAQSLSLPVDVVAEGTDFILSIIKGGGVAVAEPETEAEAAILPEPAGDKIVVLVLADKIGRPEAELGEALTKSFFYALTECSPLPRTVMFMNGAVRLTCTGSDVLGSLRTLAHQGVELLSCGTCLDYLQLNDKLEVGSVSNMFSIIEKLMAADKVITIA
- a CDS encoding mechanosensitive ion channel family protein, which translates into the protein MLDGIGVSWGAGLTPQWWSNLVLSWGRFLFVLAVVLVGGKFSQRLGQSFIARSLRRVSAGKKLPVDSRRLQTLQSLLNSIWRYTIVFVGALVLLDAAGVPVTSLIAGAGIVGLAVGFGAQNLVRDVITGFFILLEDQYGLGDYVSVAGVEGFVEDVGLRTTRLRDFAGNLHTIPNGEISRVTNQSRGPRRALVQVAVPYEADLAQAEQVLQQVGLEAKAALPEIVDGPSVLGITDLSNAQVTFSLWARTEPQAEWKVERELRRRAKLALDEAGILPPYPRSIQTVTVEQN
- a CDS encoding DUF951 domain-containing protein is translated as MEFQLGDIVRMKKGHPCGSDEWEIIRVGADFKIKCTGCGRRVMLPRTKFERAVKAVVRPAQQSDDKDMV